The following are encoded in a window of Lates calcarifer isolate ASB-BC8 linkage group LG20, TLL_Latcal_v3, whole genome shotgun sequence genomic DNA:
- the LOC108893171 gene encoding odorant receptor 131-2-like translates to MNNTKQVTHLMLNQTPVKTLLSVLPCLLFLYINGVMLFALLKKPVLLESSRYILFGHLLFTDSLQLLVSMLLYIFAVTMVQMISYICIIVTLFATIVVKMSPLNLAAMSLERYVAICFPLRYADIATSRTTRVAIAVMWTMASVDSFTQLLLFVSLENTSFTVPRFCNKNSVFRLQIYSTLNKAFTILYFVSVSLIIIYTYIAIMITVKSASSNIRSATKAHRTVLLHLFQLCLCLTSTLFNMMNSSSLWNINPDMALHIQYALFLGVIIFPKCLSPLIYGLRDNTFRHVFKYYFSFGFKTTVRPVIKT, encoded by the coding sequence ATGAATAACACAAAACAAGTAACCCATCTGATGCTGAATCAGACACCTGTCAAAActctgctgtctgtgctgcCATGTCTTCTCTTCCTGTACATAAATGGAGTCATGCTGTTTGCCTTGTTGAAAAAGCCTGTCTTGCTGGAGTCCTCTCGCTATATCCTGTTTGGCCATTTGCTCTTCACTGACTCTCTGCAGCTTCTAGTCAGCATGTTGCTGTACATCTTTGCTGTGACCATGGTCCAAATGATCAGTTACATTTGCATTATCGTCACACTGTTTGCAACCATTGTCGTTAAAATGTCACCCCTCAACCTCGCTGCCATGTCCCTAGAGAGGTATGTTGccatttgttttcctctgaggtACGCTGACATTGCCACCAGCAGGACAACAAGAGTGGCCATTGCTGTTATGTGGACAATGGCCTCTGTAGACTCATTCACCCAGCTTCTCCTGTTTGTCAGTCTTGAGAACACAAGCTTCACTGTTCCAAGGTTCTGCAACAAGAAcagtgtcttcaggctgcaGATTTATTCCACTTTAAACAAAGCCTTTACCATATTGTATTTTGTATCGGTGAGCCTGATTATCATTTATACATACATTGCTATCATGATTACTGTGAAGTCAGCCTCGTCTAATATCCGCAGTGCCACTAAGGCCCACAGGACAGTGCTGTTGCACCTGTTTCAACTGTGTCTTTGCCTCACCTCCACTCTGTTTAATATGATGAACTCCAGTAGCCTGTGGAACATAAATCCTGACATGGCCCTTCATATTCAGTATGCCCTCTTTTTAGGTGTCATCATTTTCCCCAAGTGTTTGAGCCCGCTCATATATGGCCTCAGAGATAACACCTTCAGACACGTCTTCAAATACTATTTCAGCTTTGGCTTCAAAACCACAGTTAGGCCAGTTATTAAGACTTGA